One Amphiprion ocellaris isolate individual 3 ecotype Okinawa chromosome 5, ASM2253959v1, whole genome shotgun sequence genomic region harbors:
- the LOC111568126 gene encoding cytokine-inducible SH2-containing protein-like — protein MVARAVTIFHHEERGSSCCPHPSPPQWDPAEDLRCITATFQYLHTSGWYWGSVSASEAREALLTKSEGTFLVRDSSHPQYMLALSVKTRYGPTSVRIEYNRGCFWLDSISPGLPHLQSFPDVPSLIQHYSGSGQTSQDQASSDVLPRTKPETAQHAANDSGVPLKLTNPLHRLKVFPPLQHLTRLTINRHTNCPNQLPLPNPLLRYLQDYPFSI, from the exons ATGGTTGCCCGGGCAGTGACCATTTTCCATCATGAGGAACGAGGAAGTTCATGCTGCCCACATCCATCGCCTCCACAGTGGGATCCAGCAGAGGACCTCCGCTGCATCACCGCCACCTTCCAGTATCTACACACCTCAG GTTGGTACTGGGGTTCTGTTTCAGCGAGTGAAGCGCGAGAAGCTCTCCTGACCAAGTCTGAAGGTACGTTCCTGGTGCGGGACAGCAGCCACCCTCAGTACATGCTGGCTCTGTCAGTAAAGACCCGTTATGGACCCACCAGTGTGCGTATCGAGTACAACAGAGGCTGTTTCTGGCTCGACTCCATTTCCCCTGGACTGCCTCACCTGCAGTCCTTCCCAGACGTCCCCAGCCTCATACAGCACTATTCAGGTTCAGGCCAGACGTCACAGGACCAGGCGTCCAGTGATGTTCTCCCCCGAACCAAGCCTGAAACTGCACAGCATGCAGCTAACGACAGTGGAGTCCCTCTGAAGCTGACGAATCCCTTACACAGGCTGAAAGTTTTCCCTCCTTTGCAGCACCTGACTCGCCTCACCATCAACAGGCACACAAACTGCCCCAACCAGCTGCCCCTCCCAAATCCTCTGCTGCGCTACCTGCAGGACTACCCTTTCTCTATATGA
- the LOC111568127 gene encoding rho-related GTP-binding protein RhoA-B, with amino-acid sequence MAAIRKKLVIVGDGACGKTCLLIVFSKDQFPEVYVPTVFENYVADIEVDSKQVELALWDTAGQEDYDRLRPLSYPDTDVILMCFSIDSPDSLENIPEKWTPEVKHFCPNVPIILVGNKKDLRNDEHTRRELAKMKQEPVKTEDGRDMANRIGAFGYMECSAKTKDGVREVFEMATRAALQARRGKKSNKCILL; translated from the exons ATGGCAGCGATCAGGAAAAAGCTGGTCATAGTGGGAGATGGAGCCTGTGGGAAGACCTGTCTCCTCATCGTGTTCAGCAAGGACCAGTTTCCAGAAGTCTACGTGCCCACGGTGTTCGAGAACTATGTGGCTGACATTGAAGTTGATAGCAAACAG GTCGAGTTAGCTCTCTGGGATACAGCAGGTCAAGAAGACTATGACAGACTGCGCCCACTCTCTTATCCAGATACTGATGTCATTCTCATGTGCTTCTCCATCGACAGCCCTGACAGTCTTG AGAACATCCCTGAGAAGTGGACCCCTGAGGTGAAGCACTTCTGCCCTAATGTTCCCATCATACTGGTGGGAAATAAAAAGGACCTGCGTAATGATGAGCACACTCGGAGGGAACTTGCCAAAATGAAGCAG GAACCTGTGAAAACAGAGGATGGGCGGGACATGGCTAACAGGATCGGTGCCTTTGGATACATGGAGTGCTCTGCAAAAACAAAGGATGGTGTGAGGGAAGTGTTCGAGATGGCCACCAGGGCTGCACTACAGGCCAGGCGGGGAAAGAAGAGCAATAAATGCATCCTACTGTAA